The genomic stretch ACTACTGGTAACTACTGTATAATAACATATGACATTGAAACGATACGTAAAAATATAATATGGAGCTTTCGACTCAAAATATTCGCTTTTCTTTTCCAACCCCCGCAGGCGTCCGAAACGCCTTGTTCGATGAGAAGAAGCTAGTGGTCACTCTCAGCGAGTGGTTGATTGTCTCGTATTGGCAAGACGCAAATTTTGGAAATGCCTCTCTGATACACTCCATCTTTCGTTTTCACAGTAGCTACTCTAACGCACCCATCGCTGCCTGTATGCACCTGAGTGACTCTGCCCAACATCCACCGCAACGGTGGTAAGTTTTCCTCCTTCAATAATACCATCGTACCTATGCGTAAGTTGTCTCTGCGTCTGGTCCACTTTGTGCGGTTGTGCAGATCTGAAAAGTACTGTGTTGACCATTTTTTCCAAATCGTTTGCACAAAGCTTTGACTTCTCTGCCACAGTGATAATCTGTTCTCTGGTATCTCTTCTAAGTTTGGTTCAGCTATACTGATTAGTGGTCGCTGGACTAGGAAGTGGCCTGGTGTCAGCACTGCTAGATCATTTGGGTCGCTGCTTAACGGAGTCAAGGGACGTGAGTTCAAACAGGCCTCAATTTGAACCAAAACCGTCACAAATTCGTCATACGTCAGATTTCGAGTACCGATTGTCTTCTTGAAATGCGTTTTAAACGACTTAACCGCCGCCTCCCACAACCCACCAAAGTTAGGGGATCTGGCGGGAATGAATTTGAATTCAATACTATCGTTGCTTGCTTCTTTAATCACTGCTTCCTGAAACTGCTGAGCACAAAATAATTTGGCCAGCTCGTCAAGCTCTCTTCTAGCGCCTAAAAATGTTTTCGCGTTGTCACACATGATGAGAATAGGTTTGGATCTGCGGGCCACGAATCTTCGTAAAGCGGCCAGGAATGCCTGGGTTGTGAGATCAGCAACCACTTCCAGGTGAACCGCTTTTGTCACCAAACATACGAAAACAGCGACGAAGCATTTTATCGGTCGATTCTTTCGACCCGGGTACAACATATAAAATGGGCCACAGTAATCCAAACCAACTTTGTGGAACGGTGAAGCTGGATTTACTCTTTCTTCGGGTAGGTCTGCCATCAGTTCATCCTGCACCTTTGGTTTACTCCGGAAACAAGGCACGCATTGGTATATAATTCTTCTTGCAGCTCTCCGAATGTttaatggccaaaatcgctcaCGAACGCAAGAAATTAGCAGCTGTTGGCCTGCGTGATAATACTTGTGGTGATAATGATGTAAAATCAAAACAGTAAGCGGGTGTCGATCATCAAGAATAATGGGATGTTTTCTACCGACGGATGTTTCTGCGTGCTTTAGCCGGCCGCCAATGTGCATTACGCCGTTGATAAGCTTAGGATTTTTTCCTACCAGTCTAGATGATTCTGCAACCTGGTTTCCTTTGGACAGGGCTGCAAGTTCCGTAGGAAAACATTCGTGTTGTGACAGCCTAACCAGAAGCATCAAGGCTTCTTCTGACTCAGCATATGTTATAAACCCAAGCTTGCGATTCGCACGGTTGGCCTTTCTAGCGTTGTGGACAAATCGTCGCAGTAACGCAACCAACCGAACCAGTGACAATAACGATGAGCGTAATGAGAAAATCTCACTGTTAGTTACAACGTGCGTTGCCAAAACTATCGAAGCCTTCTCCTCTTGATGAGCAGCCCGTTCATCCGCCAAGTCCCTTTGTCCTGTCGTAGCCATGTAGGTCCACACCAC from Wyeomyia smithii strain HCP4-BCI-WySm-NY-G18 chromosome 3, ASM2978416v1, whole genome shotgun sequence encodes the following:
- the LOC129729270 gene encoding uncharacterized protein LOC129729270 — encoded protein: MATTGQRDLADERAAHQEEKASIVLATHVVTNSEIFSLRSSLLSLVRLVALLRRFVHNARKANRANRKLGFITYAESEEALMLLVRLSQHECFPTELAALSKGNQVAESSRLVGKNPKLINGVMHIGGRLKHAETSVGRKHPIILDDRHPLTVLILHHYHHKYYHAGQQLLISCVRERFWPLNIRRAARRIIYQCVPCFRSKPKVQDELMADLPEERVNPASPFHKVGLDYCGPFYMLYPGRKNRPIKCFVAVFVCLVTKAVHLEVVADLTTQAFLAALRRFVARRSKPILIMCDNAKTFLGARRELDELAKLFCAQQFQEAVIKEASNDSIEFKFIPARSPNFGGLWEAAVKSFKTHFKKTIGTRNLTYDEFVTVLVQIEACLNSRPLTPLSSDPNDLAVLTPGHFLVQRPLISIAEPNLEEIPENRLSLWQRSQSFVQTIWKKWSTQYFSDLHNRTKWTRRRDNLRIGTMVLLKEENLPPLRWMLGRVTQVHTGSDGCVRVATVKTKDGVYQRGISKICVLPIRDNQPLAESDH